One Brevibacillus choshinensis genomic window, TGTCTTTTCACTCGTTCGTACAGTTTGTCCATTTCTGAATCAGCCAGATCAATTGTATGCTGGTTCTCCATTGCTACCAAGAGTTCAGCATTGTATGACCACACTTCTGTTATAGAATCTCTGGTCCAATTTATCACATTACCGATTTGCTTCTCTACCTCATTGAATTCATTGTCTATCAACTCAAATTGTTGGTTGGTTTTTGCTATAAGCCGGTTTAATTTCCCTGTTATTTGATCAATTGCCGATTGAGTGCTTTTGTAATCTGCAGCAGTTCCCTCTCCCTGTGCATTCTGGTGTCTGAAACCATACCAACCATCAATTAGGCCTTCCCATCCATTTTCAATGAAACCCGCTATAGCACCAAATAGGCCTCTCCCCTTTGGAATCTCAGGAACATTCTTCATCCCTGTTGCCAGCAGCAGACTCCTTTGCTTAACATATCTCGGACATTTTCCAACTGCCCTGCTATCTATGTTCTGAAATGGCAAGTTACTTATTATTGTCCCACCACTATGATAGCAGTCCCCTTCACAATTGGCATCAACCTGTACTCCACTCTGGATTCCCATAGATTTTCCTCTCAGGAAGCTTGCACGGTCTGGAGCTATGAAAGCCCCATTGAAACTGAAAGTGACTGTATCATTGGGATTTAGCATTAGCCAATGAAAGTCAATTCTTCCAGATATACCATTAACTTGTGGTCTCGCTCCTGGACTCGGTACAAAAGATTGTTGATAATTAGAACTCCCAACTGTCACCAGTTTGTTTCCACTCCCATATAGCTTGGTTTGCTCTGCAGTT contains:
- a CDS encoding hemagglutinin, producing GHHAVSNGTKVNTLTEREVEVVNATETVERTNIPRICSKGKRTVDLGQCGLLGTITGPPQCDQFLEFSADLIIERREGSDVCYPGKFVNEEALRQILRESGGIDKEAMGFTYNGIRTNGVTSACRRSGSSFYAEMKWLLSNTDNAAFPQMTKSYKNTRKSPAIIVWGIHHSVSTAEQTKLYGSGNKLVTVGSSNYQQSFVPSPGARPQVNGISGRIDFHWLMLNPNDTVTFSFNGAFIAPDRASFLRGKSMGIQSGVQVDANCEGDCYHSGGTIISNLPFQNIDSRAVGKCPRYVKQRSLLLATGMKNVPEIPKGRGLFGAIAGFIENGWEGLIDGWYGFRHQNAQGEGTAADYKSTQSAIDQITGKLNRLIAKTNQQFELIDNEFNEVEKQIGNVINWTRDSITEVWSYNAELLVAMENQHTIDLADSEMDKLYERVKRQLRENAEEDGTGCFEIFHKCDDDCMASIRNNTYDHRKYREEAMQSRIQIDPVKLSSGYKDVILWFSFGASCFILLAIVMGLVFICVK